One segment of Marvinbryantia formatexigens DSM 14469 DNA contains the following:
- a CDS encoding ABC transporter substrate-binding protein yields MKKRVAAILMAMTLTASMGSGITVFAEESEPVTISFWCNFTGSDGDVLRELVADFNETNTDGITVEIDIMDSDTLQSKLPTAISTGTGPSFVLMGIEYLEQYASNGMIEDISDFWETTGIDESGFYENVVEKSYVGDTLYGVPMQYNLQYLYYNKDIFEAAGLDPENPPATLEELKEAAIACTDTSKNQYGLGIPYDYTSYVCWLWANGGDVISTDGTENLINSQENIDTLTWLQELILTDGVSPEGLTAADADTMLQSGQLAMYTSGPWNINGLTELGVNFGVTAIPAGTDGAYSPEGGCSWMLTKGADDTVKNAVYEFMAYWLSDDTLKEWSNRNGFPVWSYSVLEDEEIKNNEILSSVSAASEIGRDWHLGLSIGSQIDKDVMQPLMESIQAGEDVTASLQTASDTLDGIIVNQ; encoded by the coding sequence ATGAAGAAACGAGTAGCAGCTATATTGATGGCAATGACCCTGACAGCATCTATGGGAAGCGGGATAACCGTTTTTGCAGAAGAATCAGAACCGGTTACGATATCATTCTGGTGTAATTTTACGGGCTCTGACGGAGACGTTTTACGTGAACTGGTTGCCGATTTTAACGAAACCAATACAGACGGAATTACGGTGGAAATTGATATTATGGACAGTGATACCCTGCAGTCCAAGCTGCCGACAGCGATATCCACCGGTACCGGACCATCTTTTGTTCTGATGGGAATTGAATATCTGGAGCAGTACGCGTCAAATGGTATGATTGAGGACATCAGTGACTTCTGGGAGACAACCGGAATAGACGAGAGCGGTTTCTATGAAAATGTAGTAGAAAAATCTTATGTTGGAGATACGTTATATGGAGTACCCATGCAGTATAATCTTCAATACCTGTATTATAATAAGGACATTTTTGAAGCGGCAGGTCTCGACCCGGAAAATCCGCCTGCTACGCTGGAAGAACTGAAAGAAGCGGCGATTGCCTGCACGGATACTTCAAAGAACCAGTATGGTCTGGGGATTCCGTATGATTATACCTCATATGTATGCTGGCTCTGGGCAAACGGAGGCGATGTAATCAGCACGGACGGAACAGAGAACCTGATTAATTCGCAGGAGAACATTGATACACTGACCTGGCTGCAGGAGCTGATACTTACGGATGGTGTTTCGCCGGAGGGACTGACTGCTGCAGATGCGGATACGATGCTGCAGTCCGGACAGCTTGCTATGTACACCAGCGGACCGTGGAATATCAACGGGCTGACAGAGCTGGGCGTCAACTTTGGTGTAACTGCAATTCCGGCAGGTACTGACGGCGCTTATTCTCCCGAAGGAGGATGCTCCTGGATGCTGACAAAAGGCGCGGATGATACGGTAAAGAATGCAGTCTATGAATTTATGGCTTACTGGCTGTCAGATGATACGCTGAAGGAATGGTCGAACAGAAACGGCTTCCCGGTATGGTCCTATTCGGTACTGGAGGATGAGGAAATCAAAAACAATGAAATTCTCAGCAGCGTATCTGCAGCGTCAGAAATCGGACGTGACTGGCATCTTGGGCTTTCCATCGGCAGTCAGATTGACAAGGACGTTATGCAGCCTCTGATGGAATCCATCCAGGCAGGAGAAGATGTGACGGCGAGTCTGCAGACGGCATCCGATACATTGGATGGAATTATTGTAAACCAGTAG
- a CDS encoding carbohydrate ABC transporter permease — protein MKKTKSKSQNTAYLFLLPSFIILTIFVFIPLAGAAGISLMNIDIYMNDISFAGLGNYIRMLGDDRVWNATWNTVCFALIEVPLQILLALLLLMFMTKNNRFHKLLRTTFYIPYVCSMTAVSIMWSMILNKNYGMLSYLLSKIGISMPNLLTSAEWAMPTVILVTVWKNFGYTLTVLSAAALGVSGSLYEAAELDGANGLQKFFYVTIPGIRETIGFCVVTTLIMSLQVFDQIYVMTQGGPQNKTETLVGYIYNRGFQTAPYDLGYASAVAIYLFLIIAVITFIMRKYAFGQGGDER, from the coding sequence ATGAAAAAGACAAAATCGAAAAGCCAGAATACAGCATATTTGTTTTTGCTGCCATCATTTATCATCCTGACGATTTTTGTGTTTATCCCTCTGGCGGGTGCCGCAGGAATCAGTCTGATGAACATTGATATTTACATGAATGATATCAGCTTTGCAGGACTGGGAAACTATATCAGGATGCTGGGTGACGACAGAGTGTGGAACGCTACCTGGAACACAGTTTGCTTTGCGTTGATTGAAGTGCCGCTGCAGATTCTGCTGGCTCTGCTTCTGCTGATGTTTATGACGAAAAACAACCGGTTCCATAAGCTTCTGCGCACTACATTTTATATTCCATATGTGTGCTCAATGACGGCAGTAAGTATTATGTGGTCTATGATTCTGAATAAAAATTATGGAATGCTTTCTTATCTCTTAAGTAAAATCGGGATAAGTATGCCGAATCTCCTGACCAGCGCTGAGTGGGCGATGCCAACGGTTATTCTGGTAACGGTCTGGAAAAATTTCGGGTACACTCTGACGGTACTCTCTGCGGCGGCGCTCGGCGTGTCCGGGTCTCTTTATGAGGCCGCAGAGCTGGACGGTGCGAACGGACTGCAGAAATTCTTTTATGTGACAATACCGGGAATCCGGGAAACAATCGGTTTTTGTGTGGTGACAACGCTTATTATGTCCCTGCAGGTGTTTGACCAGATTTACGTTATGACGCAGGGCGGACCACAAAATAAAACAGAAACGCTGGTGGGCTATATTTATAACAGGGGCTTCCAGACAGCGCCCTATGATCTGGGATACGCGTCGGCGGTGGCAATATACCTGTTTCTGATTATAGCGGTCATTACATTTATTATGAGGAAATACGCATTCGGACAGGGAGGTGACGAGCGGTGA
- a CDS encoding alpha-N-arabinofuranosidase, with translation MKTTKILVHKMFRRAEVDPRIYGSFVEHMGRVVYSGIYEPGHATADKDGFRMDVIRKTEEMGVTAVRYPGGNFVSNYNWMDGIGPVKDRPRKRDLAWKSIETNEVGTDEFMRWAAKAHVEPVFAVNLGTKGIEEALSLLEYCNLPAGTYYSDMRCRYGRKEPYGIRTWCLGNEMDGNWQIGHKTAEEYGRLAYETGKAMKLLDPSIELVVCGSSMSTNATFGEWERVVLSHTCECADYISLHQYYGGQEKGTAAFLAQSLDMERYIQTVSGICDMVTVQKHLSKQINICFDEWGVWSVPDKVVQKSVEQQPWQIAPAISEQIYTMEDALLFASMLFSLVRSSGRVKIACQSLLTNISACIMTERGGDVWVQPNFYPFAYLSAWGRGVVMDARLDGPSYEAGGFQEVPYVDHLIVYNFEKGVLAMFFVNRAEEKMPVEIDVEGFETGEITESVILCHSDKNATNLENHECVKPEKISNFSVRENRLLGELEPLSFQMLALSIAVRPDFCR, from the coding sequence ATGAAGACGACAAAAATACTGGTGCACAAAATGTTCCGTAGGGCGGAGGTGGACCCCAGGATCTACGGTTCCTTTGTGGAGCATATGGGGAGAGTGGTATACTCCGGCATTTACGAACCCGGACATGCGACGGCCGACAAAGACGGATTCCGCATGGATGTTATCCGGAAAACGGAGGAAATGGGTGTGACGGCTGTCCGCTATCCGGGCGGAAATTTTGTTTCGAATTATAATTGGATGGACGGAATCGGACCGGTAAAAGACAGACCGAGAAAACGGGATCTGGCGTGGAAAAGTATTGAGACAAATGAAGTGGGGACGGATGAATTTATGCGCTGGGCTGCGAAGGCTCATGTGGAACCGGTTTTTGCGGTGAATCTGGGAACAAAGGGAATAGAAGAGGCGCTTTCCCTGCTGGAATATTGCAATCTGCCTGCCGGAACATACTACAGTGATATGCGCTGCCGGTATGGAAGGAAGGAGCCTTATGGCATCCGGACATGGTGTCTGGGCAATGAAATGGACGGAAACTGGCAGATTGGTCATAAAACAGCGGAAGAATACGGCAGGCTTGCATACGAGACAGGAAAGGCCATGAAGCTTCTGGACCCATCTATTGAGCTGGTAGTGTGCGGCAGTTCAATGTCAACAAACGCAACCTTTGGAGAATGGGAGCGGGTGGTGCTGTCCCATACCTGTGAATGCGCTGATTACATTTCCCTGCACCAGTATTATGGCGGGCAGGAGAAGGGAACGGCTGCGTTTCTGGCGCAGTCTCTGGATATGGAGCGTTATATCCAGACGGTTTCCGGTATCTGTGATATGGTTACTGTACAAAAGCATTTGTCAAAGCAAATAAATATCTGCTTTGACGAGTGGGGCGTATGGTCCGTTCCGGATAAGGTGGTGCAGAAGAGTGTAGAGCAGCAGCCCTGGCAGATTGCGCCTGCAATCAGCGAGCAGATTTATACGATGGAGGATGCGCTGCTGTTTGCCAGTATGCTGTTTAGTCTGGTGCGCAGCAGCGGACGGGTAAAAATAGCCTGCCAGTCCCTGCTGACAAATATCAGCGCCTGCATTATGACAGAACGTGGCGGAGACGTGTGGGTACAGCCGAATTTTTATCCATTTGCATATCTGTCTGCATGGGGACGGGGGGTGGTGATGGATGCGAGGCTGGACGGACCGTCCTATGAAGCGGGCGGCTTTCAGGAAGTGCCATACGTGGACCATCTGATTGTCTATAATTTTGAAAAAGGTGTGCTGGCAATGTTCTTTGTAAACCGTGCAGAGGAAAAAATGCCGGTAGAAATTGATGTAGAAGGGTTTGAAACAGGAGAAATTACAGAATCCGTTATTCTCTGCCACAGCGATAAAAATGCGACGAATCTGGAAAATCATGAATGCGTGAAGCCGGAGAAGATATCAAACTTTTCAGTCCGGGAAAACCGGTTACTGGGGGAACTGGAGCCATTGTCATTCCAGATGCTGGCGCTTTCTATAGCTGTCCGGCCGGACTTTTGCAGGTGA
- the cas4 gene encoding CRISPR-associated protein Cas4, translating to MEYKEDEYLMLSGIQHFQFCRRQWALIHIEQQWAENVHTVAGELMHKKVHDPYLAEKRRDILITRALPVASRTLGISGECDVVEFHKSSDGVKLHGHRGFYEIYPIEYKKGKPKQSEEDVLQLTAQAMCLEEMFSADIPEGALFYGETRRREPVKITAELRKQVAVITTEMHQYYDRKYTPQVKYNKRCSACSLKDICMPGMGKAVSVEKYLMQALGDME from the coding sequence ATGGAATATAAGGAAGACGAATATCTGATGCTTTCCGGAATCCAGCATTTTCAGTTTTGCAGACGTCAGTGGGCATTGATTCATATTGAACAGCAATGGGCGGAAAATGTACATACTGTTGCAGGAGAACTGATGCATAAGAAGGTGCATGACCCGTATCTGGCAGAAAAGAGAAGGGATATATTGATTACTAGGGCGCTTCCGGTTGCTTCGCGGACGCTTGGAATCAGCGGGGAATGTGATGTGGTAGAATTCCATAAAAGCAGTGATGGCGTGAAGCTACATGGACACAGAGGCTTTTATGAGATTTATCCGATAGAATATAAAAAAGGAAAACCAAAGCAGTCGGAAGAAGATGTTTTGCAACTGACAGCACAGGCTATGTGCCTGGAGGAAATGTTTTCTGCTGATATTCCAGAAGGTGCGCTTTTTTACGGAGAAACGAGGAGGCGTGAACCGGTTAAGATAACGGCAGAACTAAGGAAACAGGTGGCAGTTATAACGACAGAGATGCATCAATATTATGACAGAAAATATACTCCGCAGGTGAAATATAATAAACGCTGCAGCGCATGTTCTTTAAAAGATATATGTATGCCTGGAATGGGAAAGGCGGTTTCTGTTGAGAAATATCTTATGCAGGCATTGGGAGACATGGAATGA
- a CDS encoding DEAD/DEAH box helicase: MKKQLYPWQEDCLKKWFANRGRGMVQAVTGSGKTLLALTAAERLQEKVPQELRVKIVVPTSALMRQWERALKEFLADSCGTMAQAPASSSSTTAQTDFSGLSRSTTAPPDFRQEIGLRGAGFKSPADCKYMIYVINSARYELARQILAELKNGYAVLLIADECHRYESGQNRLIFEFLPYIKPYEDCFFSLGLSATLPGGQALQYLSSVLGRRIYNYGMKQAAAMHTICKYDIYHIALPFLPEEKDVYTDITDQMNYLFSGLLRTHPFLKDMPLKERYELLRTLAGGKNRKTAQMASTYINLSYKRKNLVCLASARISCACELIKCLPQAEKIIVFGERIRQAEELYTLLQKHFPGKVGRYHSRMGQQANRNTLNRFRDGSIRILIACKAIDEGLDVPDAATGIILSGTSMQRQRIQRLGRILRRADGKEYASLYYLHLEDTVEDTCFLPDAKETRLFELEYLPDTREFLNQPYDKAAEKLLSAMQSAEAGEKALAEVQRCLRLGSVRSDWLPGRCDADVRIKEAKYVSDKNYWICMKKLREL; the protein is encoded by the coding sequence ATGAAAAAGCAGCTTTATCCCTGGCAGGAGGATTGCCTGAAAAAATGGTTTGCGAACCGCGGGCGGGGCATGGTGCAGGCAGTTACCGGCTCCGGCAAGACGCTGCTCGCCCTGACGGCTGCAGAGCGTCTGCAGGAGAAGGTTCCTCAGGAGCTGCGCGTGAAAATCGTGGTTCCCACCAGCGCGCTGATGCGCCAGTGGGAACGGGCGCTGAAGGAGTTTCTTGCGGATTCATGCGGTACAATGGCACAGGCTCCCGCATCCTCTTCCAGTACGACGGCGCAGACAGACTTTTCCGGATTATCCCGCAGTACGACGGCTCCACCTGACTTCCGCCAGGAAATCGGGCTTCGCGGGGCAGGCTTCAAATCTCCTGCGGATTGCAAATATATGATTTACGTCATTAATTCTGCGCGCTATGAGCTGGCAAGGCAGATTCTCGCGGAGCTCAAAAACGGCTATGCCGTTCTGCTGATTGCAGACGAGTGTCATCGCTACGAAAGCGGGCAGAACCGCCTTATTTTTGAATTTCTTCCATACATAAAGCCTTATGAGGATTGTTTTTTCTCACTGGGACTTTCGGCTACCCTGCCCGGCGGTCAGGCGCTGCAATATCTCTCGTCTGTTCTCGGCCGCCGGATATATAATTACGGCATGAAACAGGCTGCAGCCATGCACACCATATGCAAATACGATATTTATCACATTGCCCTGCCTTTTCTTCCGGAAGAAAAGGACGTATATACAGACATTACCGACCAGATGAACTATCTGTTCTCCGGTCTTCTGCGGACGCATCCCTTCTTAAAGGATATGCCCTTAAAAGAACGGTATGAGTTGCTGCGCACACTTGCCGGCGGAAAAAACCGAAAAACAGCGCAGATGGCATCCACATACATAAATCTCTCTTATAAGCGGAAAAATCTGGTCTGTCTGGCGTCCGCCCGGATTTCCTGCGCCTGCGAGCTGATAAAGTGTTTGCCGCAGGCAGAAAAAATCATTGTTTTCGGCGAACGCATCCGCCAGGCGGAGGAGCTGTATACGCTTCTGCAGAAGCATTTTCCCGGAAAGGTGGGAAGATATCATTCCAGGATGGGACAGCAGGCAAACAGAAATACCCTAAACCGCTTCCGCGACGGCAGCATCCGGATTCTGATTGCCTGCAAAGCAATCGACGAGGGTCTGGATGTGCCGGACGCGGCAACCGGAATCATTCTCTCCGGCACCTCCATGCAGCGACAGCGCATCCAGCGTCTTGGACGAATCCTGCGCAGAGCGGACGGAAAGGAATATGCCTCCCTGTACTATCTGCACCTGGAGGACACCGTTGAGGATACCTGCTTTTTGCCGGATGCAAAGGAAACCCGGTTATTTGAGCTGGAATATCTTCCGGATACGCGGGAATTTTTAAATCAGCCCTACGATAAAGCAGCAGAGAAGCTGCTTTCCGCTATGCAATCCGCTGAAGCCGGTGAAAAAGCGCTCGCCGAGGTACAACGCTGCCTGCGCCTGGGAAGCGTCCGCTCAGACTGGCTGCCCGGCCGCTGCGATGCGGACGTCAGAATAAAGGAAGCAAAATATGTCAGTGACAAAAATTACTGGATATGCATGAAAAAACTCCGGGAGCTGTAA
- the cas1c gene encoding type I-C CRISPR-associated endonuclease Cas1c codes for MKKLMNTLYVTSEDSYLSLDGENVVVLDKEREIGRLPLHNLEGIVSFGYRGTSPALMGACAERNISLCYLTPQGKFLARVSGKIKGNVILREQQYRSFLDEKKSLEVAKNCITGKIYNARWVLERATRDHSMQVDVEKLKAASENLKNSLSLVRDCQSTEQLRGFEGEAAKVYFGVFDELILQQKKDFSFHGRSRRPPMDNVNALLSFVYTLLTNMVTSALETVGLDPYVGCFHTERPGRASLALDLVEELRPVLADRFVVSLINKRMVTEKGFKAKENGAVLMDDETRKILLTEWQNKKKETLMHPFLNEKVEWGIVPYVQAMLLARYLRGDLDGYPPFLWK; via the coding sequence ATGAAAAAATTGATGAATACCTTATATGTAACATCAGAAGATAGTTATCTGTCTTTGGATGGAGAGAATGTTGTTGTATTGGATAAGGAACGTGAGATAGGCAGGCTTCCATTGCATAATCTGGAAGGAATTGTCTCGTTCGGATATCGAGGGACAAGCCCTGCGCTGATGGGAGCCTGTGCAGAGCGAAATATTTCGCTGTGTTATCTGACGCCGCAGGGGAAGTTTCTGGCGAGAGTAAGCGGAAAAATAAAGGGCAATGTGATTCTGAGAGAACAGCAGTACAGAAGCTTTCTGGATGAAAAGAAAAGCCTGGAGGTTGCGAAAAACTGTATTACAGGAAAGATTTATAATGCCAGATGGGTGCTGGAGCGGGCAACCAGAGATCACAGTATGCAGGTGGATGTTGAAAAATTGAAAGCAGCATCGGAGAATTTAAAAAATTCGTTAAGTCTGGTGCGTGACTGTCAGTCGACTGAGCAATTACGGGGATTTGAAGGAGAAGCGGCAAAAGTTTATTTCGGTGTGTTTGATGAATTGATTCTTCAGCAGAAAAAGGATTTCTCATTTCATGGCCGGAGCAGGCGCCCGCCTATGGATAATGTGAATGCATTGCTGTCATTCGTATATACGCTGCTGACAAATATGGTTACTTCTGCATTGGAAACAGTTGGATTAGACCCTTATGTGGGATGCTTTCACACAGAACGTCCAGGCAGAGCGTCACTGGCATTGGATCTGGTGGAAGAGTTGAGACCTGTCCTGGCAGACCGATTTGTTGTATCATTGATAAATAAAAGGATGGTCACTGAAAAAGGTTTTAAGGCTAAAGAAAACGGCGCAGTTTTAATGGACGACGAAACAAGAAAAATATTGCTGACTGAATGGCAAAATAAGAAAAAGGAAACTCTTATGCATCCCTTTTTGAATGAAAAAGTGGAATGGGGAATAGTTCCATATGTCCAGGCGATGCTGCTTGCCAGATATCTGAGAGGCGACCTGGATGGATATCCACCGTTTCTCTGGAAGTGA
- the cas7c gene encoding type I-C CRISPR-associated protein Cas7/Csd2 produces the protein MSEVIKNRYEFVVLFDVENGNPNGDPDAGNMPRIDPETGFGLVTDVCLKRKIRNYVETVKEDEAGYGIYIREDVPLNRSDNKAYEYLGVDDKTVKELKKKDPEADIKIRDFMCRNFYDIRTFGAVMTTFVKASLNCGQVRGPVQLGFARSIDPIISQEVTITRVAITTEKDAENKSTEMGRKNIVPYALYRAEGYISANLARKVTGFSEDDLELLWEAIINMFEHDHSAARGKMAVRELIVFKHSKELGDCPAYRLFDAIEVRRKDEVVYPRKYQDYVVDIHEEMIPDTVEMQRKI, from the coding sequence ATGAGTGAAGTAATTAAAAATAGATATGAGTTTGTAGTTTTATTTGATGTGGAAAATGGAAATCCGAATGGAGATCCAGACGCGGGTAACATGCCAAGAATTGATCCGGAGACTGGTTTTGGACTGGTTACAGACGTATGTCTGAAGCGTAAAATCAGAAATTATGTGGAAACGGTAAAAGAAGATGAGGCGGGATATGGCATTTATATCAGAGAAGATGTTCCGCTTAACAGGAGTGATAATAAGGCATATGAATATCTTGGCGTCGACGACAAGACGGTGAAGGAGCTGAAAAAGAAGGACCCGGAAGCAGATATAAAAATCAGAGATTTTATGTGCCGGAATTTTTATGATATCCGGACCTTTGGAGCGGTTATGACTACTTTTGTGAAAGCTTCCTTAAACTGCGGGCAGGTGAGAGGACCGGTGCAATTGGGCTTTGCCAGAAGTATTGACCCGATTATCAGCCAGGAGGTGACAATCACCAGAGTTGCGATTACCACGGAAAAAGATGCGGAAAATAAGAGCACGGAGATGGGGCGGAAAAATATTGTTCCGTATGCACTGTACCGGGCGGAAGGCTATATTTCGGCAAATCTGGCGAGAAAAGTCACTGGTTTTTCGGAAGATGACCTGGAGCTGTTGTGGGAAGCGATTATTAATATGTTTGAACATGATCATTCGGCAGCAAGAGGAAAGATGGCTGTCCGGGAGCTGATTGTATTTAAGCACAGCAAAGAATTAGGGGATTGCCCTGCATACCGGTTGTTTGATGCGATTGAAGTAAGAAGAAAAGATGAGGTGGTATATCCGAGAAAATACCAGGATTATGTGGTGGATATCCATGAAGAAATGATACCGGATACCGTTGAAATGCAAAGGAAAATATAA
- the cas2 gene encoding CRISPR-associated endonuclease Cas2, with product MLVLITYDVNTETSDGKARLRKVAKQCVNYGRRVQNSVFECILDNAQCLMLKATLEDIIDKEVDSLRFYYLGNQYKTKIESIGVERGIKVDETLIL from the coding sequence GTGCTGGTATTAATCACATATGACGTAAATACAGAAACGTCAGATGGAAAAGCACGACTGAGAAAAGTAGCAAAACAATGTGTGAATTATGGAAGGCGTGTGCAAAATTCAGTATTTGAATGCATTCTTGACAATGCGCAATGCTTGATGCTGAAAGCAACTCTTGAGGATATTATTGACAAAGAAGTGGATAGTCTCAGATTTTACTATCTTGGAAATCAGTATAAGACAAAAATAGAGAGCATTGGTGTTGAGCGGGGAATAAAAGTGGATGAAACATTGATTCTATGA
- a CDS encoding LacI family DNA-binding transcriptional regulator: MGGITTKDLAQMCGVSRTTVNRALSGTGRISPDTKERILRVAREHDYRPDLLARGLVKGRTYYIGVVVLDVKNRYFAQMLSTIGTAANKQGYSINIVLHNNDRQMEQNQLMKLAAYHMDGIILSSVNEGEEYRKFLSTLGMPIVSVDNKIADGLPFVSIDQKKAMQEVTALVLEKGYRKLVFVCPPMDARAKENVYVHEERLKGFQEALHEFPEAEAEYLLDWSYLEKAEQLAKSGARVAFVCTSDGFALDIMKRLESIGKKPPVDYGITGFDNIDTLDYVKPRLSTVSNSVDMVAETAVELLMAMIEQEEDEQRVTCHILPHEIVPGETV; encoded by the coding sequence GTGGGAGGAATTACAACGAAGGATCTGGCGCAAATGTGCGGGGTATCGCGGACAACTGTGAACCGGGCGCTGAGCGGCACGGGACGAATCAGCCCGGACACGAAAGAGAGGATTCTGCGTGTTGCCAGAGAACATGATTATCGCCCGGATTTACTTGCCAGGGGTCTGGTAAAAGGACGCACCTATTATATCGGGGTTGTTGTACTGGATGTGAAAAACCGGTATTTTGCACAGATGCTCAGTACGATTGGCACGGCAGCAAATAAACAGGGATACAGCATCAATATTGTTCTTCACAATAATGACAGGCAGATGGAGCAGAACCAGCTTATGAAACTGGCGGCATACCATATGGATGGCATTATTCTGTCGTCTGTCAATGAAGGAGAAGAATACCGGAAATTTTTAAGCACACTCGGAATGCCGATCGTGTCGGTAGATAATAAAATTGCGGATGGGCTGCCGTTTGTGAGTATCGACCAGAAAAAAGCCATGCAGGAAGTGACGGCTCTTGTTCTGGAGAAGGGATACAGGAAGCTGGTTTTTGTGTGTCCGCCGATGGATGCAAGGGCAAAGGAAAATGTCTATGTGCATGAAGAACGCCTGAAAGGCTTCCAGGAGGCACTCCATGAGTTCCCGGAAGCGGAAGCAGAGTATCTTCTGGACTGGAGTTATCTTGAAAAAGCGGAACAACTGGCGAAATCCGGCGCACGGGTCGCTTTTGTGTGTACCTCGGACGGTTTTGCCCTGGACATTATGAAGCGTCTTGAGAGCATAGGAAAGAAACCACCGGTGGACTACGGCATTACGGGTTTTGATAATATTGACACTCTGGATTATGTAAAGCCGCGGCTCTCTACCGTGTCTAATTCGGTGGATATGGTGGCGGAAACAGCGGTGGAACTTCTGATGGCGATGATTGAGCAGGAGGAGGATGAACAGCGTGTGACCTGTCACATTCTTCCGCATGAGATTGTTCCGGGAGAGACGGTGTGA
- a CDS encoding carbohydrate ABC transporter permease translates to MKKGRRRPAFFDVAGYIIMILIMAIVILPLLWMLVSSFKSDAEVIQWPPHFFPEKWVTDQYEYVLKTIPVLRMLGNTVIFAGSVTVISLFFDSLSAYAFGRMHFRGRKLLFSIMLLTMMIPFQVVMIPLYLEEFKMGILNTYAGLILPRAASAYGIYMLTSFFAGIPKELDEAARIDGMKERQIYARIIMPLAKPALVTLGIYHFMNNWNDLLYPMMLTSSVDMRTLSAGLAVLVGSNSIKFGPTLAATVISIAPLLVLFLSGQRFFMEGIATQGMKE, encoded by the coding sequence GTGAAAAAGGGTCGTAGAAGACCTGCATTCTTTGATGTGGCAGGCTACATCATCATGATTCTTATTATGGCAATCGTCATTCTGCCGCTGCTCTGGATGCTGGTATCTTCCTTTAAATCGGATGCGGAAGTGATTCAGTGGCCGCCGCATTTCTTCCCGGAGAAATGGGTGACAGACCAGTATGAGTATGTCCTAAAGACGATTCCGGTGCTGCGGATGCTGGGAAATACAGTGATTTTTGCCGGAAGCGTTACCGTCATCAGCCTGTTTTTTGATTCGCTGTCGGCATATGCCTTTGGAAGGATGCACTTCCGCGGAAGAAAGCTGCTGTTTTCAATCATGCTGCTGACGATGATGATTCCGTTCCAGGTTGTAATGATTCCGCTTTATCTGGAAGAGTTTAAGATGGGAATTTTAAATACCTATGCGGGATTGATTCTGCCGAGGGCGGCAAGCGCTTATGGAATTTATATGCTGACTTCGTTTTTTGCGGGAATACCGAAGGAACTGGATGAGGCGGCAAGAATTGACGGTATGAAGGAACGGCAGATTTATGCGCGCATTATTATGCCGCTTGCAAAGCCGGCTCTGGTCACACTGGGAATTTATCATTTCATGAATAACTGGAATGATTTGCTTTATCCGATGATGCTGACGAGCTCGGTGGACATGCGGACGCTGTCGGCAGGTCTGGCGGTTCTGGTGGGAAGCAATTCTATTAAGTTTGGACCTACGCTGGCGGCAACCGTAATTTCTATCGCCCCGCTTCTGGTGCTTTTCCTGTCCGGACAGAGATTTTTCATGGAAGGAATTGCCACACAGGGCATGAAAGAATAA